The following coding sequences lie in one Haematobia irritans isolate KBUSLIRL chromosome 3, ASM5000362v1, whole genome shotgun sequence genomic window:
- the LOC142229928 gene encoding NADH dehydrogenase [ubiquinone] 1 beta subcomplex subunit 1-like, with product MVLGINKSYVWGVLPFIGFAIGHFLDKKETERMTMFRDKSALYGRPGGREQPSW from the coding sequence ATGGTTCTTGGCATTAACAAAAGTTATGTCTGGGGAGTGCTTCCCTTCATTGGTTTCGCAATTGGCCATTTCTTGGACAAGAAAGAAACTGAACGCATGACAATGTTCAGAGACAAAAGTGCTCTGTATGGTCGCCCTGGAGGACGAGAGCAACCGTCATGGTAG
- the LOC142229547 gene encoding FUN14 domain-containing protein 1-like codes for MSDWAKSQKNLTNKNIEKMSDDASKFLGGILGDISSRSAYAQIGIGAATGWATGFATMKIGKFAAFAIGGGIILMEIAHQEGIIEIDWSKISRKLDKVTDKVEEAVTGQERSWVDKAERMVDRKLDRAEDLIKKKTKKARKWYSSLIGDENGPKINDLHIFLTAFVGGVALGIASS; via the coding sequence ATGAGCGATTGGGCAAAATCACAGAAGAATCTAACGAACAAAAACATAGAAAAAATGTCTGATGACGCATCTAAATTTTTGGGTGGCATTTTGGGCGATATTAGCTCCAGGTCGGCGTACGCACAGATTGGAATTGGAGCTGCTACAGGATGGGCTACCGGCTTTGCCACAAtgaaaataggaaaatttgcaGCATTTGCCATTGGCGGAGGTATTATTCTTATGGAGATTGCACACCAAGAGGGTATCATTGAGATAGACTGGTCAAAGATTTCACGAAAACTAGACAAAGTCACCGACAAAGTTGAGGAAGCGGTAACCGGACAAGAAAGGTCATGGGTGGACAAAGCAGAGCGCATGGTAGACCGTAAACTGGACCGTGCAGAAGACCtaatcaaaaagaaaacaaagaagGCCAGAAAGTGGTATAGCTCACTAATTGGCGATGAGAATGGACCTAAAATAAACGACCTGCACATTTTCCTAACTGCATTCGTAGGAGGTGTTGCTTTGGGCATTGCAAGTTCTTAA
- the LOC142230970 gene encoding uncharacterized protein LOC142230970, which yields MSTNTKMITLPNPDEDASGATGSSDNENEKTIIQVDLVAELKEEIRTLKESFKMLTMTTATSQPHQQAYAHQLPTGTTENLPNNVAIPATTTDSSYVHALPPDNNKISISPFSLPSSYMPYYSNVQMPRQYVPLSTQTPPFNHIAQSILMPPHTTTTVPSQTNQMYNYSPYMPINHSQTNTTTCPTSSTTRPVSTTAATNWTMPRQDYQPFRKLFDLPEFNGQPEQWPMFSVSYNETTQYYGYSNLENLFRLQKSLKGDARSKVEAYLIHPESVEQIMKTLEFHYGRPHIIIRSQIAKVRGFPAISGRKISDIINFSTMVSNLTMFLENAGATPHLCNPTLVDELVNKLPLTKREEWVKYSMCNLDQYPSVRQFSEWLQNVATYISLAVETDGSTEDFSKNIRARTKQSFVIATDDRSQTSCVNCQNNHHLSQCSKFKNAATAERWKIVKDNHLCFCCMKTGHTAFKCTNRRQCGISNCLKFHNRLLHENKNVNTAEVNKNKQTNESARDHTESITLNVVDIDESSVSTIIDNDLNIKSLFKFLPVTLKGPKGTQQIMAFIDDGSKVSLLEEDVAKELGFHGPKNNLTLGWIGGRKSIETSMTINLEIGGTSERGNCFQMRNVRTTSNLKLPPQSLQLDKFKKRFPQLQKVFIEDYVGVTPKLLIGLPHIKLVRPHQVINLDENFSVHMTNLGNILFGSNEEVYEHSVFVIEYNVLDDIKQHISNYFSLESFGMNAAEPVMAEADKRAANILVSTTKRIGNQYETGLLWKQDIFEHKKTYYAAFKRLQNVELKMKKDKELAEWYNNKIEEYVLKGYARKLEPAEVSINTDRTWYLPHFVVVNVNKGNKRRLVFDAAARVEDESFNTRLLKGPAEYQPKPLLSILFKFRQRKYGICGDIREMFHRVRIREQDQQAQRFLWRSGESDKPPDIFVMQAMIFGSVCSPCSAQYVKNLNAKRYEKTDARAYRAIVDCHYVDDYVDSFDTIEEGITVTKNVLNIQREAGFELRGFISNSTDLCCALQDEDVACELKDLCKSENNAEKVLGLFWSPEDDTFRFILKFSHIPEAVREGKQKPTKSQVLSMVMSIFDPFGFLANVVIRSKLILQEIWNYNVDWNSTIPDELYQKWRAWYIELQNVKDFKFPRCYDKAFSDLSASIELHIFADASELAFAAVGYWRISHNGNIKVVFIAGKSRCAPLKPLSIPRLELQAAVLGVRLKEAIISSHDVKPNRIVFWSDSKTVIKWIQSDSRIYKQFVSHRIGEILEFSEVSQWRWVPGLQNPADDATRPQFFSGKVKESRWLHGPCFLKCNESDWPISQGDADKQICDAELRSKFILSIAESDHFIPYESRSKYRTLIRVTCWVIRAARIFKTLGKKLDKSTLKLPSYLTSEEIKEAEVFWCKKAQQEDFKSEYDILLSEGTVNSKSHIYKLSPFLGEDGLIRISGRINNARCVEEPTKQPIILPKSHVITRIIVNQYHNDFRHQNQESICAAVRTKFWVPSLRQLVRSVKKSCQECKNRSAVAMPPLMGQLPVDRISPFVRPFSYTGIDYLGPYLVSIGRRNEKRWVALFTCMTTRAIHLELSRDLSTDAVILCLRNFINRRGVPVRIRSDRGTNFIGASKEEFVLSEAGLADECTKRGIEWVFNVPADPSAGGAWERMVRAVKNVLSFTLKEKCPQVDTLNSLLIEAENLVNSRPLTHLPIESVDSEPLTPNNFLLGCPNIVQTPAVGEKVVLRKQWHILQQIKQTFWKRWVLEYLPELTRRTKWHKRVKPLEVGNVVVICDENEARGQWKRGVVVRTFPGADGQVRSALVRTSVGHLRRPASRLAVLDVCSESP from the coding sequence ATGTCGACGAATACTAAGATGATAACTTTGCCGAATCCTGATGAAGATGCCTCCGGAGCCACCGGATCATCAGACAACGAAAACGAAAAAACTATCATTCAGGTTGATTTGGTTGCCGAGTTAAAGGAGGAGATTCGTACGCTGAAGGAATCTTTTAAAATGCTCACCATGACTACTGCCACGTCACAACCACATCAACAAGCCTATGCCCACCAGTTGCCCACTGGAACAACCGAGAATTTGCCGAATAATGTCGCCATACCTGCCACTACTACGGACAGTAGTTATGTACATGCGTTGCCGCCTGATAATAATAAGATAAGTATTTCACCATTTTCTTTGCCATCCTCGTATATGCCTTATTATTCTAATGTACAAATGCCACGACAATATGTGCCCTTAAGTACGCAAACGCCACCTTTTAATCACATAGCCCAATCTATACTCATGCCACCTCACACAACAACGACTGTGCCATCACAGACAAATCAAATGTATAATTATTCGCCATACATGCCGATCAACCATTCGCAGACAAACACAACAACATGCCCAACATCGTCAACAACACGCCCTGTAAGCACGACGGCTGCTACGAACTGGACAATGCCTCGCCAAGATTACCAGCCATTCCGAAAACTTTTTGACCTGCCAGAGTTCAACGGCCAGCCTGAGCAATGGCCAATGTTTTCTGTGTCATATAATGAAACAACACAATACTACGGATACTCAaatctagaaaatttatttcgtttacaaaaatctttaaaaggAGATGCTAGATCCAAAGTGGAAGCATATCTTATTCATCCTGAGAGTGTTGAACAAATAATGAAAACTTTGGAATTCCACTATGGACGGCCACACATTATTATCCGAAGCCAAATAGCTAAAGTAAGAGGCTTTCCTGCTATTTCTGGAAGAAAAATCTCAGacattataaatttttctacgaTGGTTTCAAATCTTACAATGTTTTTGGAAAATGCCGGCGCTACACCACATCTTTGCAATCCGACACTTGTGGATGAACTTGTCAACAAGTTGCCGTTGACAAAACGAGAGGAGTGGGTGAAATACTCAATGTGTAATTTAGACCAATATCCAAGTGTGCGGCAATTTAGCGAATGGCTCCAAAACGTTGCCACATATATTTCGTTAGCAGTAGAAACTGATGGAAGCACTGAGGACTTTTCAAAGAATATACGTGCTAGGACAAAACAATCTTTTGTAATCGCCACTGATGATCGTTCACAGACAAGTTGTGTTAATTGCCAAAACAACCACCATTTAAGTCAATGTTCCAAATTCAAGAATGCAGCGACAGCAGAacgatggaaaatcgtaaaagaCAATCacctttgtttttgttgtatgaAAACAGGGCACACAGCATTTAAATGTACCAATCGTCGCCAATGTGGCATTTCTAATTGTCTTAAATTTCATAATCGTTTActccatgaaaataaaaatgtaaacacTGCCgaagttaataaaaataaacaaacgaaTGAGTCGGCTAGGGATCATACAGAATCGATTACTTTGAATGTAGTTGATATCGATGAAAGTTCTGTAAGCACTATAATCGATAacgatttaaatataaaatcattGTTTAAGTTTCTGCCTGTAACTTTAAAGGGACCAAAAGGTACACAACAGATAATGGCATTTATTGATGATGGGTCTAAAGTTTCACTTTTGGAAGAGGACGTAGCTAAGGAACTAGGGTTCCATGgaccaaaaaataatttgacacTTGGATGGATAGGCGGTAGAAAATCTATCGAAACGTCAATGACAATAAATTTGGAAATAGGTGGTACATCTGAAAGGGGTAATTGTTTCCAAATGAGAAACGTTAGaacaacatcaaatttgaagctGCCGCCACAGAGTTTACAACTTGATAAGTTTAAGAAAAGGTTTCCTCAGCTGCAGAAAGTATTTATTGAGGATTATGTAGGTGTCACACCGAAGCTTTTAATTGGCCTGCCACATATAAAATTAGTTCGTCCACACCAAGTGATTAATTTAGATGAAAACTTTTCAGTTCATATGACGAACTTAGGAAATATCTTGTTTGGTTCAAATGAAGAGGTCTATGAGCACAGTGTTTTTGTTATTGAATACAATGTTTTGGACGATATAAAGCAGcacatttcaaattatttttctttggaaagcTTTGGTATGAATGCAGCAGAACCGGTTATGGCCGAAGCTGATAAAAGGGCTGCAAATATCCTTGTGAGCACAACAAAAAGAATTGGAAACCAATATGAAACTGGTCTGCTATGGAAGCAGGATATATTTGAACATAAGAAAACTTATTACGCTGCCTTTAAGAGACTTCAAAACGTAGAACTGAAAATGAAAAAAGACAAAGAATTGGCTGAGtggtacaacaataaaattgaggAATACGTTTTGAAAGGGTATGCCAGAAAACTTGAGCCAGCCGAAGTTTCTATCAACACCGACCGAACATGGTATTTGCCACATTTTGTTGTGGTCAACGTCAACAAAGGGAATAAACGGAGGTTAGTATTTGATGCTGCCGCAAGAGTAGAAGATGAATCATTTAATACGAGGTTGCTGAAAGGGCCGGCCGAATACCAGCCAAAACCActtttatcaattttatttaaatttcgccAAAGAAAATATGGAATATGTGGAGACATTAGAGAAATGTTTCATAGAGTGCGAATTCGTGAACAGGATCAGCAGGCACAAAGGTTTTTGTGGCGATCGGGTGAGAGCGATAAACCTCCGGATATTTTTGTGATGCAGGCCATGATATTTGGTTCAGTGTGTTCACCATGCTCTGCTCAATACGTGAAGAATTTGAATGCAAAGAGGTATGAGAAGACTGATGCTAGAGCATATCGTGCTATAGTGGATTGTCACTACGTCGATGACTACGTAGATAGCTTTGACACAATTGAGGAGGGTATTACTGTAACCAAAAATGTCTTAAACATTCAAAGAGAGGCAGGCTTTGAGCTCAGAGGCTTCATATCAAACTCAACGGATTTGTGTTGTGCCTTACAAGATGAAGATGTCGCCTGTGAGCTAAAAGATCTTTGTAAGAGCGAGAATAACGCCGAAAAGGTCCTGGGTCTATTTTGGTCTCCTGaagatgacacatttcgttttatattgaaattttctcatattcCTGAAGCTGTTCGTGAGGGTAAACAGAAACCAACAAAAAGCCAAGTCCTTAGTATGGTTATGTCAATTTTTGACCCATTTGGGTTTCTGGCCAATGTTGTCATAAGGTCAAAATTGATACTTCAGGAAATCTGGAATTACAATGTGGACTGGAACAGTACTATTCCTGATGAACTTTATCAGAAGTGGCGTGCGTGGTATATAGAGCTCCAGAATGtgaaagatttcaaatttcctaGATGCTATGATAAAGCATTTTCAGATTTGTCAGCCTCAATTGAATTGCATATTTTTGCGGATGCAAGCGAGTTGGCATTTGCTGCAGTCGGGTATTGGAGAATAAGCCATAATGGCAATATTAAAGTTGTATTTATAGCCGGAAAATCGAGATGTGCCCCACTGAAACCCCTTTCGATACCTCGGCTAGAATTACAGGCTGCAGTTTTAGGAGTCCGGTTGAAAGAAGCAATAATTTCTAGTCACGATGTAAAACCTAACAGAATAGTATTTTGGTCAGATTCTAAGACAGTGATTAAATGGATTCAGTCGGACAGCCGAATTTACAAACAATTCGTGTCTCACCGAATAGGAGAGATATTGGAATTTTCAGAAGTAAGCCAATGGAGATGGGTTCCAGGATTGCAAAATCCAGCAGATGATGCAACACGACCTCAATTCTTTTCTGGTAAAGTAAAGGAATCGAGATGGTTACATGGACCCTGTTTTTTGAAATGTAATGAGAGTGACTGGCCGATATCACAGGGTGATGCTGACAAACAAATTTGTGATGCTGAATTGagatcaaaatttatattatcgATCGCTGAATCTGATCATTTTATTCCATATGAGTCAAGATCTAAATATAGAACTTTAATTAGAGTGACCTGTTGGGTGATACGAGCAGCACGAATTTTTAAGACTCTGGGAAAGAAACTGGACAAGTCTACTCTAAAACTTCCGTCGTATCTAACATCTGAGGAAATTAAAGAAGCTGAGGTTTTTTGGTGTAAAAAGGCTCAACAAGAAGATTTCAAATCAGAATACGATATTTTGCTGTCAGAAGGAACCGTTAATTCGAAAAGTCATATTTATAAGTTGAGTCCTTTTTTGGGAGAGGACGGACTTATAAGGATTTCTGGTCGTATTAACAATGCACGTTGTGTTGAAGAGCCCACAAAGCAGCCAATTATATTGCCTAAGAGCCATGTAATTACGAGAATTATTGTTAATCAGTATCATAATGATTTTCGACACCAAAACCAGGAATCAATATGCGCAGCTGTTCGTACAAAGTTTTGGGTGCCATCATTGAGACAACTGGTCAGATCCGTAAAGAAGAGTTGCCAGGAGTGCAAGAATAGAAGCGCTGTAGCCATGCCTCCATTGATGGGACAACTACCAGTAGATCGCATCAGTCCTTTTGTCAGGCCGTTTTCTTAcactggtattgattatttaggCCCATATTTGGTATCAATAGGACGGCGAAATGAAAAGCGCTGGGTGGCACTTTTCACCTGTATGACTACACGGGCTATTCATCTTGAGTTGTCAAGGGACTTGTCTACCGACGCCGTTATTTTATGCCTGCGAAACTTCATTAACAGACGTGGCGTGCCAGTTCGTATAAGAAGTGACAGGGGAACTAACTTTATTGGTGCCAGCAAGGAGGAATTTGTTTTGAGTGAGGCAGGATTGGCAGATGAGTGTACAAAACGTGGAATAGAATGGGTATTCAATGTTCCGGCTGACCCATCGGCAGGAGGCGCATGGGAAAGAATGGTTCGTGCAGTTAAAAATGTATTGTCTTTCACTCTAAAGGAGAAATGTCCACAAGTCGATACATTGAACAGCTTATTGATTGAAGCGGAGAATTTGGTTAATTCACGACCTCTGACTCATCTCCCAATCGAAAGTGTGGATAGTGAACCACTTACTCCGAACAACTTCTTGCTTGGGTGTCCCAACATAGTACAAACTCCAGCGGTAGGTGAAAAGGTCGTTCTTAGAAAACAATGGCATATTttacaacaaataaaacaaactttCTGGAAAAGATGGGTGCTGGAATACCTTCCAGAATTAACCAGACGTACAAAGTGGCATAAACGAGTTAAACCGCTGGAAGTGGGCAACGTCGTGGTGATTTGTGATGAAAATGAGGCAAGGGGGCAATGGAAACGTGGTGTGGTTGTGAGAACTTTTCCAGGTGCGGATGGGCAAGTGCGATCAGCGTTGGTGAGAACATCTGTTGGACATTTGAGGCGTCCTGCATCCCGACTTGCTGTTCTTGACGTATGTAGTGAGTCTCCCTGA